In Pseudomonadota bacterium, the following are encoded in one genomic region:
- a CDS encoding RNA polymerase sigma factor, translated as MRRQPSDEQLMAAYVRGDDRAFRALFDRYAPALYALVRRRLPSAVDAQDVVQHALLHLHRARRDFRTDSRVRPWLFTIAMNLVREHYRRRGRRGEIGLEPNLAARTPSDPGAALEQRERAARLRAALAQLPDPQREVIELHFFGELRYEEIARIVGAKTGAVRVRAHRGYRRLRQALEAQL; from the coding sequence ATGCGCCGACAACCGAGCGATGAGCAGCTGATGGCCGCCTACGTGCGCGGCGACGACAGAGCTTTCCGCGCCCTGTTTGACCGCTACGCCCCCGCGCTTTATGCCCTGGTGCGCCGGCGCCTGCCGTCTGCCGTGGATGCCCAGGACGTCGTGCAGCACGCGCTGTTGCATCTGCACCGAGCCCGGCGGGATTTTCGCACCGACTCGCGAGTGAGGCCCTGGTTGTTCACCATCGCCATGAACCTGGTACGGGAACACTACCGTCGCCGAGGCCGCCGCGGCGAGATCGGCCTGGAGCCGAACCTTGCAGCCAGGACGCCGAGCGACCCCGGTGCCGCGCTGGAGCAACGGGAGCGGGCTGCGCGGCTACGCGCCGCCTTGGCGCAGCTGCCCGATCCGCAGCGCGAAGTGATCGAGCTACACTTTTTCGGCGAGCTTCGCTACGAAGAAATCGCAAGAATCGTGGGCGCCAAGACGGGAGCGGTACGCGTGCGCGCCCATCGCGGCTATCGCCGCCTGCGCCAGGCGCTCGAGGCGCAGCTGTAA
- a CDS encoding PLP-dependent aspartate aminotransferase family protein — MRVRGSEYGTRTLAVHAGGLEHNPAGAIAMPIFRSSTYELGGAAGYDDIVYGRLNNTPNHRVLAGKLAALERAEAALATASGMAAVATALLSHLRSGDHLIAQEQLYGGTRALLGELASRHGIETSFVADMQPRAWRAALRARTKVFYVEAISNPLVQVAPLDEVVRFAREHELVSIIDNTFATPINFQPIPFGFDLVVHSATKYLNGHTDVVAGVVAGAVPRVQRARHLLNLVGACLDPHACFLLQRGLMTLPLRVPVQNSSALALARTLGEHPEVEAVHYPGLADHGSHDRARAWFKAGFGAVVSFVPRGGLEAAEAALKRLKLARVAPSLGGVETLVCRPANTSHAALAADVRRRMGVSDGLVRVSIGIEDPDDLVADFSAALGP, encoded by the coding sequence ATGCGCGTCCGTGGGAGCGAATACGGCACAAGGACCCTGGCCGTGCACGCGGGGGGACTCGAGCACAACCCGGCAGGCGCGATTGCGATGCCGATATTTCGGAGCTCGACCTACGAGCTCGGTGGGGCTGCCGGCTACGACGATATCGTCTACGGTCGGCTCAACAACACACCCAACCACCGGGTGCTGGCGGGCAAGCTGGCGGCGCTCGAGCGAGCCGAAGCCGCATTGGCAACCGCGTCCGGAATGGCTGCGGTGGCGACAGCGCTCCTTAGCCACCTACGAAGTGGCGACCACCTGATAGCTCAGGAGCAGCTCTACGGCGGCACACGGGCGTTGCTCGGCGAGCTTGCAAGCCGTCATGGCATTGAAACTTCGTTTGTCGCGGACATGCAACCGCGCGCGTGGCGGGCAGCGCTGCGGGCGCGCACAAAGGTCTTCTACGTTGAAGCGATCAGCAACCCGTTGGTTCAGGTCGCGCCCTTGGATGAGGTGGTGCGTTTCGCACGCGAGCATGAGCTGGTGTCGATCATCGACAATACGTTCGCGACCCCCATCAACTTCCAGCCGATCCCCTTCGGTTTTGATCTTGTGGTCCACAGTGCGACAAAGTACCTGAATGGCCACACCGACGTCGTGGCCGGGGTCGTGGCTGGAGCTGTCCCTCGTGTGCAGCGCGCTCGGCATCTGTTGAATCTGGTGGGTGCCTGCCTCGACCCGCATGCGTGTTTCTTGCTGCAGCGCGGCCTCATGACCCTGCCTCTGCGGGTCCCAGTCCAAAACAGCAGCGCCCTTGCCCTCGCGCGCACCCTCGGCGAGCATCCCGAGGTCGAAGCCGTGCACTACCCCGGGCTGGCGGATCATGGCTCGCACGATCGTGCGCGAGCTTGGTTCAAGGCCGGTTTCGGGGCGGTGGTCTCCTTCGTTCCAAGGGGAGGCCTGGAGGCGGCCGAAGCAGCCCTGAAGCGACTCAAGTTAGCCCGAGTCGCGCCCAGTTTGGGGGGGGTCGAGACCCTGGTCTGTAGACCAGCCAACACGTCGCACGCGGCGCTTGCTGCCGACGTGCGGCGACGCATGGGTGTGAGCGACGGGCTGGTTCGCGTATCCATAGGCATCGAAGATCCGGACGACCTGGTCGCCGATTTCTCCGCCGCCCTCGGCCCTTAG
- a CDS encoding response regulator transcription factor: protein MAGTFLVVEDDVQLAGALRRTLQQYRPVHVSATIRDARDALRRRRNWVGAVLDISLPDGSGVEFLQELRRLWPNLPVMMLTGHLERDYLNRAQALGAEYVCKPAGRDNLIPFVKRAVIENQDAEALVASYVHEYAERMHLSPRETQLLSLSVRGLSRGAAAQELGTAENTVKAQTRTLLRKTGARTYAALGNKLLREAVDRSCRPLRS from the coding sequence ATGGCAGGAACATTCCTGGTTGTCGAAGACGACGTGCAGCTGGCAGGCGCGTTGCGGCGAACGCTGCAGCAATACCGGCCTGTTCATGTCTCGGCCACGATTCGAGACGCGCGCGACGCCTTGAGGCGGCGTCGTAACTGGGTCGGTGCGGTCTTGGACATATCGCTTCCCGACGGTTCGGGGGTGGAGTTTCTGCAGGAGCTGCGCCGTCTCTGGCCCAATCTGCCTGTCATGATGCTGACGGGACACCTCGAGCGCGACTACCTCAATCGGGCCCAGGCGCTTGGCGCCGAATACGTCTGCAAGCCCGCGGGGCGGGACAATCTGATACCTTTTGTGAAGCGCGCTGTGATCGAGAACCAGGACGCAGAGGCGCTGGTGGCGTCCTACGTGCATGAGTACGCGGAACGCATGCACTTGAGCCCCCGAGAAACGCAGCTCTTGTCGTTGTCCGTGCGCGGCTTGAGCCGCGGCGCCGCCGCCCAGGAGCTCGGGACGGCGGAGAACACGGTGAAGGCGCAAACACGGACGCTCCTGCGCAAGACCGGCGCACGAACCTACGCGGCGTTGGGCAACAAGCTGCTGCGAGAGGCTGTCGACCGTAGCTGCAGGCCCCTTCGTTCGTAG